A window of Vigna unguiculata cultivar IT97K-499-35 chromosome 4, ASM411807v1, whole genome shotgun sequence contains these coding sequences:
- the LOC114181067 gene encoding dynein light chain LC6, flagellar outer arm-like, which produces MEEAEKELERRSKFLSSLIQKKKSIEQQEGLKVHVRACDMPLPLQNHAFHYARLHLESLLPGTKLDSKLLALSLKKEFDSSYGPAWHCIVGTSFGSYVTHSLGGFLYFSIDKVYILLFKTAVEPLEHS; this is translated from the exons ATGGAAGAAGCAGAGAAGGAGTTAGAGAGAAGGAGCAAGTTTCTGAGCAGTTTGATACAGAAGAAGAAGTCCATAGAGCAACAAGAGGGTCTCAAGGTTCATGTCAGAGCTTGTGACATGCCTCTCCCTTTGCAGAACCACGCCTTCCATTATGCACGTCTCCACTTGGAATCTCTGCTACCTGGCACCAAACTTGACAGCAAACTACTTGCACTTTCCCTTAAGAAG GAATTTGATTCTTCATATGGTCCAGCATGGCACTGCATTGTGGGTACTAGCTTTGGCTCCTATGTTACACATTCTCTTGGTGGCTTTTTGTACTTTTCCATTGATAAGGTTTATATCCTTCTCTTCAAGACAGCTGTTGAACCATTGGAGCATTCATAA